A single genomic interval of Desulfarculaceae bacterium harbors:
- a CDS encoding (2Fe-2S)-binding protein, which translates to MAKQNIELIVNGDRYELAVEPWRTLADVLREDLRLTGTKIGCAQGDCGACTVLMDGRSISSCLTLAVEAHQRDITTIEGLSPSPDKLHPIQEAFVQHGAVQCGYCTPGMVLAAKHLLDANPEPSEAEIRQGLSGNLCRCTGYNKIVDAIGAAAKKLSDAGKEA; encoded by the coding sequence ATGGCCAAACAAAACATAGAACTTATAGTGAACGGCGACCGCTACGAGCTGGCGGTGGAGCCCTGGCGCACCCTGGCCGACGTGCTTCGGGAAGACCTTCGGCTCACCGGCACCAAGATCGGCTGCGCCCAGGGCGATTGCGGGGCCTGCACCGTGCTCATGGACGGCCGCAGCATCAGCTCCTGCCTCACCCTGGCGGTGGAAGCCCACCAGCGCGACATCACCACCATAGAGGGCCTTTCTCCCTCGCCGGACAAGCTGCATCCCATCCAGGAAGCCTTTGTGCAGCACGGCGCGGTGCAGTGCGGCTACTGCACTCCAGGCATGGTTCTGGCGGCCAAGCATCTGCTCGACGCCAACCCCGAACCCAGCGAGGCCGAGATTCGCCAGGGCCTCAGCGGCAACCTGTGCCGCTGCACCGGCTACAACAAGATCGTAGACGCCATCGGCGCGGCGGCCAAGAAGCTCTCCGACGCCGGGAAGGAGGCTTAG
- a CDS encoding xanthine dehydrogenase family protein subunit M — MVMPHFTVHQPDSLEEVLDLLGRHRSSVKVLCGGTDLLMKMKAGAVSPDHLISLNRVKGLRTISYAESDGLVIGGAARLAEVGKNADVKKLYPALAHACSVMATVQIRNMGTVAGNLANAAPSGDTAAPLLAYGASLVAVERGGRRQIKLTDFFTGPGLSVLEPLEVIEAIRVPDPPPRSGSAYMRLSARSKVDIAAVGVAGFINLDLEGKVIRCRLALASVAPTPVRCLEAEQMIEGQKPDETLLAQAGAACVRSCRPIDDVRATASYRRAMVQVLAQRVLAKCYEQAAGGVS, encoded by the coding sequence ATGGTCATGCCTCACTTCACGGTGCACCAGCCCGACAGCCTGGAAGAGGTCCTGGACCTGCTGGGCCGCCACCGCTCCAGCGTGAAGGTGCTCTGCGGGGGCACCGATCTGCTCATGAAAATGAAAGCCGGCGCGGTGAGCCCGGACCACCTGATCAGCCTCAACCGGGTCAAGGGCCTGCGCACCATCTCCTACGCCGAGTCCGACGGCCTGGTCATCGGCGGCGCGGCCCGCCTGGCCGAGGTGGGCAAGAATGCGGACGTGAAAAAGCTCTACCCGGCCCTGGCCCACGCCTGCTCGGTGATGGCCACCGTGCAGATCCGCAACATGGGCACCGTGGCCGGCAACCTGGCCAACGCCGCGCCCAGCGGCGACACGGCCGCGCCTCTGTTGGCCTACGGCGCCTCGCTGGTGGCGGTGGAGCGCGGCGGCCGCCGCCAGATCAAGCTCACCGATTTCTTCACCGGCCCGGGCCTCAGCGTGCTGGAGCCCCTGGAGGTGATCGAGGCCATCCGGGTGCCCGACCCGCCGCCCCGCAGCGGCTCGGCCTACATGCGCCTGAGCGCGCGCTCCAAGGTGGACATCGCGGCGGTGGGCGTGGCCGGCTTCATTAATCTGGACCTGGAGGGCAAGGTGATCCGCTGCCGCCTGGCCCTGGCTTCGGTGGCTCCCACTCCGGTGCGCTGCCTGGAGGCCGAGCAGATGATCGAGGGCCAGAAGCCCGACGAGACTCTCCTGGCCCAGGCGGGAGCGGCCTGTGTGCGGTCCTGCCGCCCCATCGACGACGTTCGGGCCACGGCCTCCTATCGCCGGGCCATGGTGCAGGTCTTGGCCCAGCGGGTGCTGGCCAAGTGCTACGAGCAAGCCGCGGGAGGTGTGTCATGA
- a CDS encoding amino acid permease, giving the protein MTSEAKKLGLVGAIFLIVSSLAGSGVIALPQQLAATGSITLVSFLLVTAGALFLTLVYVKAGMMFDDPSPTALATYVNPVLGAKSGFFYVYGNLISNVSILIAGLGYLAIFVPALNHPIFLGITVIALIWVFVIASMRGVGVISKVVSITVTLLLISVIITAVAGWLDFDTAQFSKNWNVSGMGSGKAIMSGFAVLIFSFVGVESIATNNEQIANPQKIVPIATIVGFIIVAILYIASTTVIEGMFPAKEIQTAPASFALSMQKIFGSKVIGEITSAVMAIACIASFMVWNLSSASAAKTSADNGFLPKAYSYTNKHGIYSKGLVINGVIMTVVELILMSLGSNIAAAFNITVTISVLLLLFPYFWSGIAIVKKDIATGTKSIGNKIIVALSSIFLISAFASATLDELWLVIALVLVVIGVYALILAKPKAGAAGKA; this is encoded by the coding sequence ATGACCAGCGAAGCCAAGAAGCTCGGACTCGTAGGCGCCATATTCCTTATCGTGTCGTCCCTGGCGGGCAGCGGGGTCATCGCCCTGCCCCAGCAGCTGGCCGCCACCGGGTCCATCACCCTGGTCTCGTTCCTGCTGGTCACCGCCGGGGCCCTGTTCCTCACCCTGGTCTACGTCAAGGCAGGGATGATGTTCGACGACCCCAGCCCCACCGCTCTGGCCACCTACGTCAACCCGGTGTTGGGGGCCAAGAGCGGTTTCTTCTACGTCTACGGCAACCTCATCTCCAACGTGTCCATCCTCATCGCGGGCCTGGGCTACTTGGCCATCTTCGTGCCCGCCCTGAACCACCCCATCTTCCTGGGCATCACGGTGATCGCCCTAATCTGGGTCTTCGTGATCGCCTCCATGCGCGGCGTGGGGGTGATCTCCAAAGTCGTGTCCATCACGGTGACGCTGCTGTTGATCTCGGTGATCATCACCGCCGTGGCCGGTTGGCTGGATTTTGACACCGCCCAGTTCAGCAAGAACTGGAACGTCTCGGGCATGGGCTCGGGCAAGGCCATCATGTCCGGCTTCGCGGTGCTCATCTTCTCCTTCGTGGGGGTGGAGAGCATCGCCACCAACAACGAGCAGATCGCCAACCCCCAGAAGATCGTGCCCATCGCCACCATCGTGGGCTTCATCATCGTGGCCATCCTGTACATCGCCTCCACCACGGTGATCGAGGGCATGTTCCCGGCCAAGGAGATTCAGACCGCGCCCGCCTCCTTCGCCCTGTCCATGCAGAAGATCTTCGGCTCCAAGGTCATCGGCGAGATCACCTCGGCGGTGATGGCCATCGCCTGCATCGCCTCGTTCATGGTGTGGAACCTCTCCTCGGCCTCGGCGGCCAAGACCAGCGCGGACAACGGCTTCTTGCCCAAGGCCTACTCCTACACCAACAAGCACGGTATCTACTCCAAGGGCCTGGTGATCAACGGCGTGATCATGACCGTGGTGGAGCTGATCCTCATGTCTCTGGGCAGCAACATCGCCGCGGCCTTCAACATCACCGTGACCATCTCGGTGCTGCTCTTGCTGTTCCCCTACTTCTGGTCGGGCATCGCCATCGTGAAGAAGGACATCGCCACCGGCACCAAGTCCATCGGCAACAAGATCATCGTGGCCTTGTCGTCCATATTCCTGATCTCGGCATTCGCCTCGGCCACCCTGGACGAGCTGTGGCTGGTCATCGCGCTGGTGCTGGTGGTCATCGGGGTCTACGCATTGATTCTGGCCAAGCCCAAGGCGGGAGCGGCGGGGAAGGCGTAG
- a CDS encoding NADH:flavin oxidoreductase gives MNSRTKASPLFQPGAIGGLKPRNRLVRSATFEGMATDEGEPTGRLRDLYCQLAEAEVGLIITCGATIEAWQKRPSALGMLSPLAMHHDRFMEPWPKLIDAVHARGAKLAMQIGHLGRQDVPQLRGSAPLAPSPVPIEASGVVPQEMTGDDIAEVTELFGQACRRAQEAGFDAVEFHGAHGNLITNFMSPFTNRRDDEYGGGPAGRARFAVEVVRRCRELVGPDYPLIMKLSFSDFLEGGLQSGEAVEIAALIAEAGLDCIEVSGGTLSESPERIAVKGVAKPSQEAYFRAHGRAIKDRVGLPVILVGGMRSPKVMEDVLRQGEADFIGMSRPFIREPELPLRWKGGDMRKAICISCNQCFENWMFRPQRCYVEEPVTD, from the coding sequence ATGAATTCGCGGACGAAAGCCAGCCCCCTTTTCCAACCGGGCGCCATCGGTGGCCTGAAGCCGCGCAATCGTCTGGTGCGCTCGGCCACCTTCGAGGGCATGGCCACTGACGAGGGGGAGCCCACCGGGCGGCTGCGGGACCTGTATTGCCAACTGGCCGAGGCGGAGGTGGGGCTGATAATCACCTGCGGGGCCACCATAGAGGCCTGGCAAAAACGCCCCAGCGCCCTGGGGATGTTGTCGCCCCTGGCCATGCATCACGACCGGTTCATGGAACCGTGGCCCAAGCTGATTGACGCGGTTCACGCCAGGGGAGCCAAGCTGGCCATGCAGATCGGCCACCTGGGCCGCCAAGACGTCCCCCAGCTGCGGGGATCGGCCCCCCTGGCCCCGTCCCCGGTTCCCATCGAGGCCAGCGGCGTAGTCCCCCAGGAGATGACCGGAGACGATATCGCAGAGGTGACGGAGCTGTTCGGCCAGGCCTGCCGCCGCGCGCAAGAGGCCGGGTTCGACGCGGTGGAGTTTCACGGCGCCCACGGCAATCTGATCACCAACTTCATGTCGCCTTTTACCAACCGCCGGGACGACGAATATGGCGGCGGCCCGGCCGGGCGGGCCCGTTTCGCGGTGGAGGTGGTGCGGCGCTGCCGGGAACTGGTGGGGCCGGATTACCCCTTGATCATGAAGCTGAGTTTCTCTGACTTCCTCGAGGGCGGCCTGCAAAGCGGCGAAGCAGTGGAGATCGCCGCCCTGATCGCGGAGGCGGGCCTGGACTGCATCGAGGTGTCCGGCGGCACCTTGTCCGAAAGCCCGGAGCGCATAGCGGTCAAAGGGGTGGCCAAGCCGAGCCAGGAGGCCTATTTCCGGGCCCATGGCCGGGCCATAAAAGACCGGGTGGGCCTACCAGTGATTCTGGTGGGCGGCATGCGCAGCCCAAAGGTGATGGAGGATGTGCTGCGACAGGGAGAGGCGGACTTCATAGGCATGAGCAGGCCGTTTATCCGCGAGCCGGAGCTGCCCTTGCGCTGGAAGGGCGGGGACATGCGCAAGGCTATCTGCATCTCCTGCAACCAGTGCTTTGAAAACTGGATGTTCCGGCCCCAGCGCTGCTACGTGGAGGAGCCGGTGACGGACTGA
- a CDS encoding DUF3795 domain-containing protein, with product MDYRHMTAPCGLDCFNCHFYLATQGDADALKITKSFHDTMGMPEEIMRCSGCRAHEGHPPLHTVSFDREGPCPAYGCSQAKGHDFCCDCDEFPCDNLHPYADRADKVPHNTKVFNLCLIKRMGLERWAQEKAGKVRETYFTKWWTLE from the coding sequence ATGGACTATCGCCACATGACCGCGCCCTGCGGCCTGGACTGCTTCAACTGCCACTTCTATCTGGCCACCCAGGGCGATGCCGACGCCCTCAAGATAACCAAGTCTTTTCACGACACCATGGGCATGCCCGAGGAGATCATGCGCTGCTCCGGCTGCCGGGCCCACGAGGGCCACCCGCCCCTGCACACGGTGAGCTTCGACCGGGAGGGGCCCTGCCCGGCCTATGGGTGCAGCCAGGCCAAGGGGCATGACTTCTGTTGCGACTGCGACGAGTTCCCCTGCGACAACCTGCACCCCTACGCCGACCGGGCGGACAAGGTGCCCCACAACACCAAGGTGTTCAACCTGTGCCTGATCAAGCGCATGGGCCTGGAACGCTGGGCTCAGGAAAAGGCGGGCAAGGTGAGGGAGACCTACTTCACCAAGTGGTGGACCCTGGAGTGA
- the fetB gene encoding iron export ABC transporter permease subunit FetB, which produces MSGAVPIGWLQIALALGFILLAGGASLWLKLGLGRELVVGTLRTFGQLLLMGYVLLYIFALSWPWLVLAVFAGMIFFAARIVTSRVRGKGVPVFWPVFWSMLLSYMVVSFLVVGVVVQADPWWEPRYFLPLGGMVVGNSMNAMALALERLFGEMKNRAGEVETMLSLGADPKEATSAIFADSVRAGMIPSINSMMGVGLVFIPGMMTGQILAGADPLLAIKYQIVVMLMLVGSTTLGSVLAVSLARKRLFTPAAQLRPLGVAKPNKRA; this is translated from the coding sequence GTGAGCGGCGCGGTGCCCATCGGCTGGCTCCAGATCGCCCTGGCCCTGGGCTTCATCCTCCTGGCCGGAGGGGCCTCTCTGTGGCTCAAGCTGGGCCTGGGCCGCGAGCTGGTGGTGGGCACCCTGCGCACCTTTGGCCAGCTCCTGTTGATGGGCTACGTGCTGCTCTACATCTTCGCCCTGAGCTGGCCCTGGCTGGTGCTGGCGGTGTTCGCGGGCATGATCTTCTTCGCGGCCCGCATCGTCACCAGCCGGGTGCGGGGCAAGGGCGTGCCGGTGTTCTGGCCGGTGTTTTGGTCCATGCTGCTCTCCTACATGGTGGTGAGCTTTTTGGTGGTGGGGGTGGTGGTGCAGGCCGATCCCTGGTGGGAGCCGCGCTATTTCCTGCCCCTTGGGGGCATGGTGGTGGGCAACTCCATGAACGCCATGGCCCTGGCCCTGGAGCGCCTGTTCGGGGAGATGAAGAACCGGGCGGGCGAGGTGGAGACCATGCTCTCCCTGGGGGCCGACCCCAAAGAGGCCACGTCCGCCATTTTCGCCGATTCGGTGCGCGCGGGCATGATCCCCTCCATCAACTCCATGATGGGGGTGGGCCTGGTGTTCATTCCGGGCATGATGACCGGCCAGATCCTGGCCGGGGCCGACCCCCTTTTGGCCATCAAATACCAGATCGTGGTGATGCTCATGCTGGTGGGCTCCACCACCCTGGGCAGCGTCCTGGCGGTCAGCCTGGCCCGTAAGCGCCTCTTCACCCCGGCGGCCCAGCTCCGCCCCCTGGGGGTTGCCAAGCCAAACAAGCGGGCATAG
- a CDS encoding molybdopterin-dependent oxidoreductase: MNNPAIIGQSIPRLDAPAKVTGRAIYTDDMKLPGMLYGKLLRSPYAHAKIKRIDVSKAKALPGVKDVIVGADTPGVKYGNWRLVPQSQDELPLAVDKVRFVGDEVAAVCALDADTAERAIELIEVEYEELPAIFSVEDATAEGAGLIHEESKGNVSLVRKIDYGDLDAMFAKADYIREDTFRVHPVQHAYMEPCSSLAQAEEGNRVTLWTSTQTPYIVQCLLASTLGLPENNVRVMKVQIGGGFGGKMELRPWEFCAAFMSMRTGRPVKFTLTRHDELAYGRRRHAMTIYSKVGFAKDGKLLAKDFQVMLDGGAYNAMGPTATFLCGTFGNMLYNYPAYRYFGRHVYTNKPPASAMRGFGAPQAAFAAETQMNIAAEDLGIDPIDIRLMNAMETGDVIPDVATISSCGFKESLEEVRRISGWDEKKKNKTKGKGLGIGCFSFISGGVFNWFNTKYNFSAAELKVFEDGTAQLAVMACDIGQGPDTVLRQILAAELGIPIEKIRLISMDTACTPKADLGTWGSRVTLMNGNAIIEAAGKIKAMLRPVLFSELDLNQIHDVAFEDERVFVRANPKKGIPFGECVYKALRGREGEPLTARGYYTPRNKGLVSPAFSFGAQVAEVTVDEGTGQIQVDKMYTAHDCGVAINKMSVEGQLEGAIQMGLGYALMENLVMDDKGRTLNTNFLDYKMPAAEDMPPGDSVEIETYEPEGPYGAKEAGEGLAIPTAPAISHAVHEAVGYRCMETPITPEKVLRALGKIK; encoded by the coding sequence ATGAACAATCCCGCCATCATCGGACAGAGCATCCCCCGCCTGGACGCGCCGGCCAAGGTGACCGGCCGGGCCATCTACACCGACGACATGAAGCTGCCGGGCATGCTCTACGGCAAGCTGCTGCGCAGCCCCTATGCCCACGCCAAGATCAAGCGCATCGACGTGTCCAAGGCCAAGGCTCTACCCGGCGTCAAGGACGTGATCGTGGGCGCGGACACCCCGGGGGTGAAGTACGGCAACTGGCGGCTGGTGCCCCAGAGCCAGGACGAGCTGCCCCTGGCCGTGGACAAGGTGCGCTTTGTGGGCGACGAGGTGGCCGCAGTCTGCGCCCTCGACGCGGACACCGCCGAGCGGGCCATCGAGCTGATCGAAGTTGAGTACGAGGAGCTGCCCGCCATCTTCTCGGTGGAGGATGCCACCGCCGAGGGCGCGGGGCTCATCCACGAGGAGTCCAAGGGCAACGTCAGCCTGGTCCGCAAAATCGACTACGGCGATCTGGACGCCATGTTCGCCAAGGCGGACTACATCCGCGAGGACACCTTCCGGGTGCACCCGGTGCAGCACGCCTACATGGAGCCCTGCTCCTCCCTGGCCCAGGCCGAGGAGGGCAACCGCGTCACCCTGTGGACCTCCACCCAGACGCCCTACATTGTCCAGTGCCTCTTGGCCTCCACCTTGGGCCTGCCCGAGAACAACGTGCGGGTGATGAAGGTGCAGATCGGCGGCGGCTTCGGCGGCAAGATGGAGCTTCGCCCCTGGGAGTTCTGCGCGGCCTTTATGTCAATGCGCACCGGCCGCCCGGTGAAGTTCACCCTGACCCGCCACGACGAGCTGGCCTATGGCCGCCGCCGCCATGCCATGACCATCTACTCCAAGGTGGGATTCGCCAAGGACGGCAAGCTCCTGGCCAAGGACTTCCAGGTCATGCTGGACGGCGGGGCCTACAACGCCATGGGCCCCACTGCCACCTTCCTGTGCGGCACCTTCGGCAACATGCTCTACAACTACCCGGCCTACCGCTACTTCGGCCGCCACGTTTACACCAACAAGCCCCCGGCCAGCGCCATGCGCGGCTTTGGCGCGCCCCAGGCCGCCTTTGCCGCCGAGACCCAGATGAACATCGCGGCCGAGGACCTGGGCATCGACCCCATCGACATCCGCCTGATGAACGCCATGGAGACCGGCGACGTCATCCCCGACGTGGCCACCATTTCCTCTTGCGGGTTCAAGGAGTCTTTGGAAGAGGTGCGGCGCATCAGCGGCTGGGACGAGAAGAAAAAGAACAAGACCAAGGGCAAGGGCCTGGGCATAGGCTGCTTCAGCTTCATCAGCGGCGGCGTGTTCAACTGGTTCAACACCAAGTACAACTTCTCGGCCGCCGAGCTGAAGGTCTTCGAGGACGGCACCGCTCAGCTGGCGGTGATGGCCTGCGACATCGGCCAGGGCCCGGACACGGTGCTCCGCCAGATCCTGGCCGCCGAGCTGGGCATCCCCATTGAGAAGATCCGCCTCATCAGCATGGACACCGCCTGCACCCCCAAGGCCGACCTGGGCACCTGGGGCAGCCGGGTCACCCTGATGAACGGCAACGCCATCATCGAGGCCGCCGGCAAGATCAAGGCCATGCTGCGGCCCGTGCTGTTCAGCGAGCTAGACCTGAACCAGATCCACGACGTGGCCTTCGAGGACGAGCGCGTGTTCGTGCGGGCCAACCCCAAGAAGGGCATCCCCTTCGGCGAGTGCGTGTACAAGGCCTTGCGCGGCCGCGAGGGCGAGCCCCTCACCGCCCGGGGCTACTACACCCCGCGCAACAAGGGCCTGGTCAGCCCGGCCTTTAGTTTCGGGGCCCAGGTGGCCGAGGTCACGGTGGACGAAGGCACCGGTCAGATCCAGGTGGACAAGATGTACACCGCCCACGACTGCGGGGTGGCCATCAACAAGATGTCCGTGGAGGGCCAGCTCGAGGGCGCCATCCAGATGGGCCTGGGCTACGCGCTCATGGAAAACCTGGTCATGGACGACAAGGGCCGCACCCTGAACACCAACTTCCTGGACTACAAGATGCCCGCGGCCGAGGACATGCCACCCGGCGATTCGGTGGAGATAGAGACCTACGAGCCCGAGGGGCCCTACGGCGCCAAGGAGGCGGGCGAGGGCCTGGCCATCCCCACCGCGCCAGCCATCAGCCACGCGGTCCACGAGGCGGTGGGCTACCGCTGCATGGAGACGCCCATCACCCCGGAGAAGGTGCTGCGCGCTTTGGGCAAGATCAAGTAA
- a CDS encoding carboxymuconolactone decarboxylase family protein has product MSEDMNQKGLEIRREVLGQKYVDASIETSQKLDFGMPLQELVNKYCWAEVWGRPGLDRKTRSMLNIAMISALNRPNEVKIHLAAALRHGCSEEEIMEIILQIAIYCGVPAAMVTYNLAKEVVAEHRAAD; this is encoded by the coding sequence ATGAGCGAAGACATGAACCAGAAAGGCCTGGAGATCAGGCGCGAGGTGCTGGGCCAAAAGTACGTGGACGCCTCCATCGAGACCAGCCAGAAGCTGGACTTCGGCATGCCCTTGCAGGAGCTGGTCAACAAGTATTGCTGGGCCGAGGTGTGGGGACGGCCGGGCCTGGACCGCAAGACGCGCAGCATGCTCAACATCGCCATGATCAGTGCCCTGAACCGGCCCAACGAGGTGAAGATCCACCTGGCCGCCGCCCTGCGTCACGGGTGCAGCGAGGAGGAGATCATGGAGATCATCCTGCAAATCGCCATCTACTGCGGGGTGCCCGCGGCCATGGTCACCTACAACCTGGCCAAGGAAGTGGTCGCCGAGCACCGCGCGGCGGATTAG
- a CDS encoding DUF2975 domain-containing protein, with translation MNQQIERIARVSARLRTVTTLLMIAIPVVLALAWAFANHLPYVLAQLPVPVKGYLPQGTRALAFLASMLPAGVAIFALSRLRRLFYLYAHGDIFRAANVACFRQLGWSLFAWAGASFLFKPIAGVILTFHWTPGTRLLVLGIDSQDVVAGFMGLVVITVAWVMDQGRVLAEEQELYV, from the coding sequence ATGAATCAACAAATCGAGCGCATAGCCAGGGTGAGTGCGCGCCTGCGTACCGTGACCACCCTCCTGATGATCGCCATACCCGTGGTGCTGGCTTTGGCTTGGGCCTTTGCGAACCACCTGCCCTATGTCCTCGCCCAGCTGCCGGTTCCCGTAAAGGGCTACCTGCCCCAAGGCACGCGGGCCCTGGCCTTTTTGGCCAGTATGCTTCCCGCCGGGGTGGCCATTTTCGCCCTGTCGCGCCTGCGGCGGCTGTTCTACCTCTACGCCCATGGGGATATCTTCCGGGCGGCCAACGTGGCCTGCTTTCGCCAACTGGGCTGGTCCTTGTTCGCCTGGGCCGGGGCCAGCTTTTTGTTCAAGCCCATTGCCGGGGTCATCCTCACCTTCCACTGGACACCGGGCACCCGCCTGTTGGTCCTGGGCATAGACAGCCAGGACGTGGTGGCCGGATTCATGGGCCTGGTAGTCATCACCGTAGCCTGGGTCATGGACCAGGGGCGGGTGTTGGCCGAAGAACAAGAGCTTTACGTCTAG
- a CDS encoding helix-turn-helix transcriptional regulator, producing the protein MIVVNLDVMLAKRKVKSKDLASAVGITEQNISLIKTGKIKGLRLATLDAICGFLECQPGDLLEYREGQADL; encoded by the coding sequence ATGATAGTGGTCAACCTGGACGTGATGCTGGCCAAGCGCAAGGTGAAGTCCAAAGACCTGGCTTCGGCCGTGGGCATCACCGAGCAGAACATCAGCCTGATCAAGACCGGCAAGATAAAGGGCCTGCGCCTGGCCACCCTGGATGCCATCTGCGGCTTTCTGGAGTGCCAGCCGGGTGATCTGCTGGAGTACCGCGAGGGGCAGGCGGATTTATAG